A part of Pararhizobium sp. A13 genomic DNA contains:
- a CDS encoding ParA family protein — MAVISIANAKGGSGKTTVALLLAMEFAQKGEKVVIFDCDPLAFAAKWHGLPGAVDSISVVTGVTFAATR; from the coding sequence ATGGCTGTAATTTCAATTGCGAATGCCAAGGGAGGATCCGGCAAGACGACGGTAGCATTGCTTCTGGCCATGGAGTTTGCGCAAAAGGGCGAGAAGGTCGTCATTTTCGACTGCGACCCTCTTGCATTTGCGGCCAAGTGGCACGGGTTGCCCGGCGCGGTCGACAGTATATCCGTTGTGACCGGTGTGACATTTGCCGCGACGCGCTGA
- a CDS encoding iron-containing alcohol dehydrogenase — MTITANWSYPTAIKFGAGRIKELADHCKALGIKKPLLVTDRGLAPMQITQNALDILDAAGLGRALFSDVDSNPTDVNLGAGVKAFKDGGHDGVIAFGGGSGLDLGKCVAFMAGQTRPVWDFEDIGDWWTRASVEGIAPIIAVPTTAGTGSEVGRASVITNSQTHTKKVIFHPKFLPAVTICDPELTVGMPRVITAGTGMDAFAHCLEAYSSPFYHPMSAGIALEGLRLVKEYLPRAHKDGTDIEARAHMMSAAAMGAVAFQKGLGAIHSLSHPVGAIYNTHHGMTNAIVMPPVLRFNRPAVEDKIGMAAAYLGISGGFDGFYDYVLTLREELGVPDKLSALGVGTDRIDEMAAMAIVDPTAGGNPVELTLDAAKQLFRDCI, encoded by the coding sequence ATGACCATCACAGCCAACTGGAGCTATCCGACCGCTATCAAGTTCGGGGCGGGGCGGATCAAGGAACTTGCCGATCACTGCAAGGCGCTTGGCATCAAGAAGCCGCTTTTGGTCACCGACCGTGGCCTTGCGCCCATGCAGATCACCCAGAATGCGCTCGACATTCTCGACGCTGCCGGGCTCGGCCGGGCGCTGTTTAGCGATGTCGATTCCAACCCAACAGACGTCAACCTTGGGGCCGGCGTCAAGGCGTTCAAGGACGGCGGCCATGACGGCGTGATCGCCTTTGGCGGCGGCTCGGGGCTTGATCTCGGCAAGTGCGTCGCCTTCATGGCCGGACAGACCCGGCCGGTCTGGGACTTCGAGGATATCGGCGACTGGTGGACGCGCGCCAGCGTCGAGGGTATCGCGCCGATCATCGCTGTGCCGACGACCGCCGGTACCGGCTCCGAAGTCGGCCGCGCCTCGGTCATCACCAATTCACAGACGCACACGAAGAAGGTGATCTTCCATCCGAAGTTCCTGCCGGCTGTGACGATCTGCGATCCGGAACTGACGGTCGGCATGCCGAGGGTGATCACCGCCGGCACCGGCATGGACGCCTTCGCCCATTGCCTGGAAGCCTATTCCTCGCCGTTCTATCACCCGATGTCGGCCGGTATCGCGCTCGAAGGCCTGCGCTTGGTCAAGGAATACCTGCCGCGCGCCCATAAGGACGGCACGGATATCGAGGCCCGCGCCCATATGATGAGTGCGGCCGCCATGGGCGCTGTCGCCTTCCAGAAGGGCCTTGGTGCCATCCACTCGCTGTCGCATCCGGTCGGCGCGATCTACAACACCCACCACGGCATGACCAATGCCATCGTCATGCCGCCGGTGCTGCGCTTCAACCGCCCGGCCGTTGAAGACAAGATCGGCATGGCCGCCGCCTATCTCGGCATTTCCGGCGGTTTTGACGGCTTCTATGACTACGTGCTGACGCTGCGGGAAGAACTCGGTGTTCCGGACAAGCTGTCGGCGCTCGGCGTCGGCACGGACCGCATCGACGAAATGGCCGCGATGGCGATCGTCGATCCGACGGCGGGCGGCAATCCGGTCGAACTGACGCTTGATGCCGCCAAGCAGCTTTTCCGCGACTGCATTTGA